The sequence AACCATGTTTATTTTAACCACTCAACTTCCATTTTCGGCAAAGTCAAATTTCTGCTTTCCGTCAGTCAAAAAAAAATCAAAACGAGAAAGGGAATATTCGTCTTGATGAAATCAAACGCAAATATCCTCTAAGCAATTATCGGTACTTAAACTTCTAATCTCTAATTAAAAACTAGCGTCTAACTTGTCTAATAAAGCCAACCCTTGTTGAATATCACCTTTACTTGCCATAACTTGAAAACGATTAAAAGTATCAAATTCAGCAATAGCTTTAGTAGAAAATTCCTCCATTAATTTATTAACACTAATTCCCCTAGTTTGTGCCAACTGTTTCAATCTTTCATGTTTATCATCAGGAAGTCGAATCGTTAAAGTTGCCATTACATTATACCTCTAAAAAATACTCTGGTTGAATAATTTGTAACTGAGGAAACAGCAATTCTGCACCTCGAAAATCTTTAATATTATTAGTTATAATAAACTGAGCATTACCAGCCAATGCTAATTCTATTAAGTAATTATCAGCTTCATCTTTAAGATTCGGTCGCCATAAATAGTAAATTGAAGTCCAGCGACAAACACCCATAAAAGAAGCTAATAAAATTTCTATTTCAGCTACAGTTAAAGGAGACTTTTTGATAATGTCATCTCTATGAATTAAAGATTCATATTCAGCAAATAAACTATTACCCATTAAAGGTAAATATTTACCCTCTAAACATCCCCTAATAACCCCTCTGGATGCCCCAGATTTACTAATAACAGCACTAATAAAAATATTTGTATCAACTACTATTTTAACAGTCATAGGTAAATGATAGCATATATACTGCCACTTTGCCCTGACTTTCAACCTGTAACAAGGGAGAAAGCTAGGGAAACTGTAATAACCATGCAAATTCACTGAAACTGAATCAGAGCAAATGTTTTAACTTATTCTGCGTACTTTAATCGTTACAAAACTTAAGACGACTGTTCGATTTCGCGCTTATCTCGGCTTTACTCCTAATTGGCTATATTTGGCTTAGTAATTGGTTATTTTATGGATATTAATGAAATCTCAACGAGACTGAATATAAATTAAGAAACTGTTGAATAAATGGTACAGATAGGGTTTATATCAGCAATGGGCGATGCAATCACTGAATTAAATGCTCGGAAACTACCTGTCTCTCTTATCCTGAAACGACTTGATTAATTTTTTTACTACGGGTTATCTACAAT comes from Cyanobacterium sp. HL-69 and encodes:
- a CDS encoding toxin-antitoxin system PIN family toxin; the protein is MTVKIVVDTNIFISAVISKSGASRGVIRGCLEGKYLPLMGNSLFAEYESLIHRDDIIKKSPLTVAEIEILLASFMGVCRWTSIYYLWRPNLKDEADNYLIELALAGNAQFIITNNIKDFRGAELLFPQLQIIQPEYFLEV